The window TCTATCGGTTTTTGTTTAGACAATTTGTCAGCATTTTTTTTGCGAATGCAGTGTTTctaaattcagtatcaagatttaagggtcatatttttcaagtcaaaatatacagagtgttaaaAATTGTCATCTCATTTTTTCTTCTTAGCTgctaattatttttgaaatattaagaTAAAATTTACAGAATAGATTAGATTTCAGGGCTTACATCATTAGCCTTTTGAACTTTTTTGTGTTGCGCCGCCGGCAGATTCTAGAATATGaagtgaattttttgttttgtttaaaaACTTATTGGTCTTAGTcgatttattcaattaaaacccaaatgtcaaaataaaataGTAGCCAAAACTCAATGATcccctttttcattttctcgtTGAAAAATCTATTCAAATCTAacgaatgacaaaaaaaaactatagatCAGTAACGAAGCATTACCGACAAATGtttataaaagaaaaattttattttaacctAAAAAATACTCTTAAATCTTGATTTGATACTGGAGTTttaaacaccctatacatatatttcaaaagGAGAAAGCCTCGAAGTTTTTGCCAAATCATTAGTCCAAATTCAATTCTTCTCTTGATGTGTTAAAAATTGGGAGATACGAGTTGAAACTtcgtagataatttttttttcgaatttccttTTGCTTTATGATATTACATTGatgtgttcaatttttttcttcaagaaatatgATTTTCGTTCCTTTGAACCCAATAATCAACATATGAGATTATAAGAACAAAAATTAactccattcaaaaatttttaatatattaatattaacCTATACCTGATTTGAATGAAAAGCATCCAGCAGTCTaccgttttcatttttttctgaaactttATAAGCGAATTGTAAAGCAAATCCTGTAGAGATATTTATTATTCTTGCTCAGGATTTCTTTTCAAGAATcgtaatagaaaaaaattctctatctaaaccaaaatatcaaaatgaaaacgtggaaaaattattaaacAAAGTGAATGTTGTTACAGGTAGCAACATTATTATTGGCAGTCGCCAGCACAGCATTAGGTGGTGAGGCCAAAAAAGAGAACAAGAACTCGAAGAGAGGATTGATAGATTTAGGTGGACATGACGGTGGTTATGGTGGCAGCAGTTACTCCTTTGGAGGTGGACATGGGGGAGACCTTGGTGGATATGGAGGTGGAGGCCATGGACTTGGTGGATATGGAGGAGGAAGCTATGGTGGTCAAGGAGGAGCTGGTGGTCTTGGAGGTGGTTTTGGAGGAGGTTTCGGAGGAGGTATAGGCGGAGGTGGTGGAGCTACAGTGACTACCATCAACCGTGCAGTGCCAGTTCTAGTTCCCCAGCCATACCCAGTTACCGTCAACAGACCAGTTCCTGTACCAGTGCCACAAAGGGTCGAGGTCCCAGTTCCACGTCCTGTACAAGTTGACGTACCAGTTCCTCAAACTGTTGAAGTTCCAAGACCTGTTCCCTACACTGTAAATCGTCCAGTACCTTATGCAGTTCGTGTTCCCGTTCAAGTACCAGTAAGAGTACCAGTTCAAGTATCAGTTCCACAGCCTTATCCAGTGGAAGTTCCACAACCAGTTCCAGTCAGAGTGCCCCAACCTATTGTTGTCAACGTACCTCAACCAATTTACGTTGGAGGTGGTGCTGCAGGAGGATCTGGACTTGGTGGTGGTGCTGGAGCTGGTTTTGGAGGAGGTTATGGAGGTGGTTATGGAGGTTATGGTTCTGGAGAAGGTTTGAAGGGAGGTTATGAAGGCAGCAGTGGAATCGAACAAAGCATCAGCTACGGTGGGTCCTACGATTCTGGTATCCATGGTATCGACAGTTCATCAGGATACAGCAGCTATGGTGGCAGTCAAGGACTCAGTCTTGGAGGAAAGTACGATGCTGGTCAATCTTATTCCATTGGCGGATCTGACGGTGGATACGGAGGAAAAGGCTCAGCCATTACCCAATCTGTTTCCATTTCACATGGAAGCTCATACGGCAAATCCAGTTTAGGAGGTGACAGCGGCCACCACAGTGGTTCAAGTGGTGGTGCTACAAGTTATGCCAGCTTCAGTCTTGGAGGAGGTGGTTACAAACACTAGAAGTTGTTTGGTTTCATCCTTTCATCATTTCACATTCATCCGAATGATTTTTGCTCACCCTCATTTCGAATATTAATTCTTcaaattgtgatatttttctaattatatattttgtaaTGATATGTAATCtaatatattttgatattacgaattaattttttcattagaagtgACTTCTATGACTCAGAATGATGATTTCTGATAGAGGAAccataatatacatatatacctatatggtttttcaataggaatttgTGTTCAGTAAGTTTTGGTCGTGAAGAGATACACGCTCCAACAATGTTCAAAAATTGTTGACTTGTTTTATcaattcatggacgacattatCCCGTCAATCAACTCactattgtagacaaattttatGTTTCTGCATCACAATTCCACCAAGCATTCCAATCCCAGCGCCAATCAAGTTGCTTCATGATCTTAAGTTCGAATCAGTTTGATTTTTTGAGTGAATTTCGATGTATACATATTCCTTTGAAATGGGAACATAATTTCAAAAAGCAACCAATATCATTCCGGCAATTGacctttaaaatattttatgaatgcACATGCAgtctttaaaatattttataaatgcACATGCAGTCTCAGAGAGAATTGATATATCTAATAACTCATGTTCTTATGGTGAGCTTTGAATTGggcaatttttctttcaaaatttctcCATTTGTTCgagttttcaataaataatcattgaaattattttatttctatgcTCTCCAATAAGTTATACCTCTATACTAGTGACGAGTGACAATTTTATGATCTACATAATATAGACTCTATAGTTGCTAAGCAGTACCTTTCGTTCAATATTTCCTCTTATATTCTGTAATATCTGTATTTCTTGAAGTTAATTGGTAAACCTTTTGAAACTTTCTAAAAGTTGAGGCTTAcacaggaagaagaagaactccTCTGTGGTACAACTTTATGCTCACTCGCACAATGCTCCCACCTCTGGCGAGTgcttcaataattcaaaaaaaaatcagtagaATATTCAGTAGTAGTATTACAATTATCACAATTACAGTTCTATTCAGATGTTCTCTCGCTTAACAAGTCAAATTAAACAAGTTAAAGTCATTAtcgtattttccttcatccacaATCAACATTATACAGTACTTCGAACAAAAAGCAACATTTTGGTAATTCAAGCAAATCAAGTAATCATACAAACCCtcttcatggtccttcgagccaaATAAAATCACACATTCCTCACAAGGAAATAATTTaatcaaattcaatgaatctaTAAATCAAATGAGCCTTTTATGTGTAATTATTGCATTGATATGagaaagaataaaagtattggAATTTTGGATTTATTATACAGGGGGTTTTACGAATCCTTTCAGTGGTAATGCAGGACAATTTGGATAATCTGAATCAGTGTTGAAAATTGTCCTGAATCCtgaattttatcaaaaactttCATTGATGTATGCTCTTCAATGCTTTCATGGCTTTTTAAGGTATAAGTCTAGGATAATTACCAATATTATGTCTTTGTAATCATTGATAGCGCAGGCTCGTACTGTGAaatttattttccttatttgtTACACTTGTACATACAATTTTCCAAAAACAAATATACTCTTATAAAATCCATTGCATACTCTATCAAGCAATCATATTGGCAATACTGCCACACTTGGAATTCATTTTATGTAACATTAAATATCGAATATAGTTCAAATCACAGTAAATACGGACCTGTTGATCTCTGAATAAAGAGTTAATCCATTTTGAGCATCAATTGAATGATTAAATCTCACAGAAAAAAGTCTCAAAGACCCCAATACATACCTATATTTTGGGATTGCAGGCATGGGCGTACCCAGCGAGAGGCAAGGGGGTTGAAACAAGGTCTAGTAGATAAAGCCTATCTTTATACAATGGTATAGCTGagtgataaaaatatttcataatcaGAAAATTACTAACAAAAAAAACGATGAAAGTGAactatttcaaaacaaaattgaagaatgaaaaGTTATCTAAAAACCGTAAAGTGAACTGGCTTCCAAAAGAAGTCTTTCAAGCAACCTATTCTACCTACACCTATGGTCAACTATCCCAGGTCTACCCTATGCCTAAGATAACTATTATAACTATTAGGTATCCATATTCGAAATTCATGACATTGGTTCAATAAAATTTCTGCGAACTTTtcaagtttacagaaacacaaatttattttatttttatttatttataggtACATCGATTTATTAAAGTTTTATTAGATGCAATACCAAATCGCTGGCTTCTTTCAGTATAAAGGGTATGCTTGATATAATTTCTTAAAATGTTTCTGGTAGCAGAATCGAGGTTTTGGGGAAAATGTCAAACAACCTTGAGAACCTTGACGGTCATGGTGCAGTATGTTCTTGAGCAATTCTTGAATCTGCTTTTTGTACCGAAAAATCCGAATCTTCATCAGCTCAAAATACAacaagttttcagaaaaaaagagTATTATTTGAGATTTCCTCAGTTTCTATAGAACTCTCCCAATTTTCTTTCTGAAGATTAACAAAAACACTGCTTTCATCTTCACCGAATAAGAACGTAGAATATCTAATATTTGATTAGCCCGTTAGCATCATGCACATAGTTTAGCTCAATTATAAATTCGTTCGCTAATAATTTGGCGAATCCACCAGGTGAATCGCATCTGATTATGGGTCCCATCCAATCATGGTATAAAAACTCCCAAAGATGAAAGGATATCATCATTCGTTTCTCTTCCTGCACTAAACAAACATGAAGCCTTTTATTGTGAGTACACacaacaaaataattatttttttgattgataaaaatatatttatgtattatCTGAAtactattgaattaattttctcaTTTACCTTAATATAACTGTACGATTTATTTTACAGGCTGCAACACTTATACTGGCAATCACCAGCATTGCCAATTGTGGGAAGGTCGAAAAAGAAAACAAGATAACAAAGCGTGGTTTGCTAAACTTGGGAGATGGACAGGAATTCAATCAAATTGGCAGTAGTTACTCTTTGGGAAATGCTCATGGAGGAAATTATGGAGGATATGGTAGCCAAAGCTATGGAGATGTGAACTACGAAAGTGCTAACAGTCTAGGATATGCACAAGGTTACGGAAATGGTATTGGAGAACATGGTGGAGCTACAGTGACTACCATCAACCGTGCAGTGCCAGTTCTAGTTCCGCAGCCATACCCAGTTACCGTCAACAGACCAGTTCCTGTACCAGTGCCACAAAGGGTCGAGGTCCCAGTTCCACGTCCTGTACAAGTTGACGTACCAGTTCCTCAAACTGTTGAAGTTTCAAGACCTGTTCCCTACACTGTAAATCGTCCAGTACCTTATGCTGTTCGAGTTCCCGTTCAAG is drawn from Harmonia axyridis chromosome 7, icHarAxyr1.1, whole genome shotgun sequence and contains these coding sequences:
- the LOC123684481 gene encoding elastin-like, which translates into the protein MKPFIVATLLLAVASTALGGEAKKENKNSKRGLIDLGGHDGGYGGSSYSFGGGHGGDLGGYGGGGHGLGGYGGGSYGGQGGAGGLGGGFGGGFGGGIGGGGGATVTTINRAVPVLVPQPYPVTVNRPVPVPVPQRVEVPVPRPVQVDVPVPQTVEVPRPVPYTVNRPVPYAVRVPVQVPVRVPVQVSVPQPYPVEVPQPVPVRVPQPIVVNVPQPIYVGGGAAGGSGLGGGAGAGFGGGYGGGYGGYGSGEGLKGGYEGSSGIEQSISYGGSYDSGIHGIDSSSGYSSYGGSQGLSLGGKYDAGQSYSIGGSDGGYGGKGSAITQSVSISHGSSYGKSSLGGDSGHHSGSSGGATSYASFSLGGGGYKHAATLILAITSIANCGKVEKENKITKRGLLNLGDGQEFNQIGSSYSLGNAHGGNYGGYGSQSYGDVNYESANSLGYAQGYGNGIGEHGGATVTTINRAVPVLVPQPYPVTVNRPVPVPVPQRVEVPVPRPVQVDVPVPQTVEVSRPVPYTVNRPVPYAVRVPVQVPVRVPVQVSVPQPYPVEVPQPVPVRVPQPIVVNVPQPIYVGGGAAGGSGLGGGAGAGFGGGYGGGYGGYGSGEGLKGGYEGSSGIEQSISYGGSYESGTHGIDSSSGYSSYGGSQGLSLGGKYDAGQSYSIGGSNGGYGGKGSAITQSVSISHGSLYGKSNLGGDSSSGYSSYGDNQDLVIGAKYNAGQSHLIGGSDEEGGFTKSYSISHGNYNGKPSSQGLNGVSSYNSEGQKFNLGGQSYAGHSYSLGGSEHVYGGKGSAVGNSVSTFHGNFYGKSGSNVGSSYKGDSKNGATSFVRIRLGGNSHKY